A region from the Dendropsophus ebraccatus isolate aDenEbr1 chromosome 1, aDenEbr1.pat, whole genome shotgun sequence genome encodes:
- the LOC138778228 gene encoding protocadherin gamma-B1-like: MDEKNGNGGKRTMKWQVSFFIISFISDLICAQLHYSIPEEMKQGSTVGNIAKDLGLTINELSFRKFHVVSRGKAQYFNVNLESGDLYVAERIDRERICDLKQSCLISFEAVIENPLHLYSIKVEIQDVNDNSPSFSKNTFDVVISESALPGVHLALGHAHDLDIGTNSVQDYNINNNEYFSLGIKTTKDGIKFPELILEKNIDRERQSTYELILTALDGGQPPNTGTAFIKIKVHDVNDNFPKFSKDTFEVSVNENVPVGFLVLQLNAVDEDEGLNAQITYSFRDIPEIIYSVFSIDPENGKITVIGNIDYELRERYELTIEAKDGGGLETHCKILIHIIDINDNAPEVTITSLQDRIPEDCPPDTIIALINVHDLDSEQNGEVICEISEDLPFQLISSSTNYYKLVTRTYVDRETRPFYNITIRAMDNGSPQLSSNNTIQLTISDVNDNIPIFEKNNYVVYVQENNIHGMSIHSIHASDYDIDENAKLIYSVLSNTVDNIPVTPYVSINSMTGVLYAQRSLDYEQLREFQFQVMAKDSGSPPLSSNVTVRICIIDKNDNAPKILYPSADTEGSALFEFIPHSAEKGYLVTKVIAVDADSGHNAWLSYHLIQVQEPSLFTIGQYTGEIRIGRDLPDIESLRQKVVVLVKDNGVPSLSSTVTLSFVVAESFQQVVPEVKPKQSNSDSASNLTFYLLVCIALISLFFIVTIIVTTFYKCRKSRTPPTFGPYSRNVYPQFTLGCPSEISDTSLPFPFSYDVCVTLDSKQNEIAYLKPVQNVPTDNLIDTEDSTRENNSQKDSLLPICNLLTVRQF, from the coding sequence ATGGATGAGAAGAATGGTAATGGAGGCAAAAGGACAATGAAATGGCAGGTATCATTCTTCATTATTTCCTTTATATCTGACCTCATCTGTGCACAGCTACATTATTCCATACCAGAAGAAATGAAACAGGGATCAACTGTAGGAAATATAGCAAAAGATCTAGGGCTTACCATAAATGAATTATCATTCAGAAAATTTCACGTTGTCTCGAGAGGCAAAGCACAATATTTTAATGTAAATTTAGAATCTGGGGACTTGTATGTTGCAGAAAGAATAGATAGAGAAAGAATCTGTGATCTAAAACAAAGCTGTTTAATAAGCTTTGAAGCCGTGATTGAAAATCCTTTACATTTATATTCAATTAAAGTCGAAATTCAAGATGTCAATGATAATTCGCCAAGTTTTTCAAAGAATACTTTTGATGTGGTTATAAGCGAGTCGGCTTTACCTGGAGTACATCTAGCATTGGGGCATGCACACGATCTCGATATTGGTACAAATTCTGTACAGGACTATAATATCAACAACAATGAATATTTCTCATTGGGAATAAAGACGACCAAAGATGGAATTAAATTTCCCGAGCTGATTCTGGAAAAAAATATTGACAGAGAGAGGCAAAGTACTTATGAATTAATTTTAACAGCCTTGGATGGAGGACAACCTCCTAACACCGGAACTGCTTTTATAAAGATTAAGGTGCATGATGTGAACGATAATTTCCCAAAATTTAGTAAAGATACATTTGAAGTTAGCGTAAATGAAAATGTTCCTGTTGGATTTCTGGTTCTCCAGCTGAATGCAGTGGATGAAGATGAAGGCTTGAATGCACAAATAACTTATTCTTTTCGTGACATTCCTGAAATTATATATTCAGTATTTAGTATTGATCCAGAAAATGGAAAAATTACAGTAATCGGAAATATAGACTATGAGTTGAGGGAAAGATATGAACTAACTATAGAGGCTAAAGATGGTGGAGGCCTTGAAACTCACTGCAAAATCTTAATCCACATTATTGATATAAATGACAATGCCCCTGAAGTAACAATCACATCACTACAGGATAGGATTCCTGAGGACTGCCCACCTGATACTATAATAGCTTTAATAAATGTTCATGACCTAGACAGTGAACAGAATGGTGAGGTTATCTGTGAAATCTCTGAAGATTTACCCTTTCAACTGATATCATCATCCACCAATTACTATAAGTTAGTGACTAGGACTTATGTTGATAGAGAGACAAGGCCATTCTATAACATAACAATTAGAGCTATGGATAATGGGTCTCCTCAATTATCCTCCAACAACACGATTCAATTGACTATTTCTGATGTTAATGACAATATTcccatttttgaaaaaaacaacTATGTTGTCTATGTACAAGAGAATAATATTCACGGGATGTCAATACATAGTATCCATGCATCAGATTATGATATTGATGAAAATGCTAAACTTATCTACTCTGTTCTAAGTAATACTGTAGATAATATTCCTGTTACACCCTATGTCTCCATAAACTCAATGACTGGGGTTCTCTATGCCCAGAGATCACTTGACTATGAACAGCTGCGGGAATTTCAGTTCCAGGTGATGGCTAAAGACAGTGGATCTCCTCCTCTAAGCAGTAATGTCACAGTGAGGATATGTATCATTGATAAGAATGATAATGCTCCTAAGATCCTCTACCCATCAGCAGACACTGAGGGATCAGCATTATTTGAGTTTATTCCTCACTCTGCTGAGAAAGGTTATCTAGTCACCAAAGTGATAGCAGTGGACGCTGACTCTGGACACAACGCCTGGCTCTCCTATCACTTAATACAAGTTCAAGAACCATCCTTATTCACTATTGGCCAATATACTGGAGAAATCAGGATTGGACGAGATCTACCAGATATAGAGTCTTTAAGACAAAAAGTTGTTGTTCTAGTAAAGGATAATGGAGTCCCGTCTCTGTCATCTACAGTCACTTTGAGCTTTGTTGTTGCTGAAAGCTTTCAACAGGTTGTCCCAGAAGTGAAACCAAAGCAAAGCAATTCAGATTCTGCATCCAATTTAACATTCTACTTACTAGTGTGCATAGCtctgatttctctttttttcatagtTACAATAATAGTTACAACTTTTTACAAATGCAGAAAATCAAGGACACCACCAACTTTTGGACCATATAGCCGAAATGTGTATCCTCAGTTCACCCTGGGATGTCCttctgagatcagtgatacaaGTTTACCTTTCCCATTCTcatatgatgtgtgtgtgactCTGGACTCAAAGCAGAATGAAATTGCTTATCTGAAACCGGTGCAGAACGTCCCTACAGACAATCTCATCGACACTGAGGATTCCACAAGAGAAAATAATTCTCAAAAAGATTCTTTATTACCTATATGTAATTTACTAACGGTAAGACAATTTTGA